From a region of the Streptomyces sp. NBC_00193 genome:
- the pafA gene encoding Pup--protein ligase — MDRRIFGLENEYGVTCTFRGQRRLSPDEVARYLFRRVVSWGRSSNVFLRNGARLYLDVGSHPEYATPECDNLIELVTHDKAGERILEGLLVDAERRLHEEGIAGDVYLFKNNTDSAGNSYGCHENYLVARHGEFSRLADILIPFLVTRQLICGAGKVLQTPRGAVYCVSQRAEHIWEGVSSATTRSRPIINTRDEPHADAERYRRLHVIVGDSNMSETTMLLKVGATDLVLRMIEAGTVMRDLTLENPIRAIREVSHDITGQRKVRLASGREASALEIQREYYDKAVDFAERRGIREGVVDQVLELWGRTLDAIDAEDLDRIGTEIDWVMKYQLIERYRAKHNMTMSNPRVAQIDLAYHDIHRRRGLYYLLERKGQAARICNDLKIFEGKSVPPQTTRARLRGDFIRRAQEQRRDFTVDWVHLKLNDQAQRTVLCKDPFRSVDDRVEKLIAGM; from the coding sequence ATGGACCGCCGCATTTTCGGGCTGGAGAACGAGTACGGCGTCACGTGCACGTTCAGGGGACAGCGCCGACTGTCTCCTGACGAAGTGGCGCGCTACCTCTTCCGCCGTGTTGTGTCATGGGGCCGCAGTAGCAATGTCTTCCTGCGGAACGGCGCCCGCCTCTACCTCGACGTGGGTTCGCATCCGGAGTATGCAACTCCCGAATGCGACAACCTGATCGAACTGGTCACCCACGACAAGGCCGGCGAGCGCATTCTCGAAGGCCTGCTCGTCGACGCCGAACGCCGCCTGCACGAGGAGGGAATCGCGGGCGACGTCTATCTGTTCAAGAACAACACCGACTCGGCGGGAAACTCGTACGGCTGCCACGAGAACTACCTGGTGGCCCGGCACGGGGAATTCTCCCGGCTGGCGGACATTCTGATCCCGTTCCTCGTCACGCGGCAGCTGATCTGCGGCGCGGGCAAGGTGCTGCAGACGCCCCGGGGTGCGGTCTACTGCGTGAGTCAGCGGGCCGAGCACATCTGGGAGGGTGTCAGTTCGGCCACGACCCGTTCGCGGCCGATCATCAACACCCGGGACGAGCCGCACGCGGACGCGGAGCGTTACCGGCGTCTGCACGTGATCGTGGGCGACTCGAACATGTCCGAGACGACCATGCTGCTGAAGGTCGGGGCGACCGATCTGGTGCTGCGCATGATCGAGGCGGGCACGGTGATGCGGGACCTGACGCTGGAGAACCCGATCCGGGCGATCCGGGAGGTCAGTCACGACATCACGGGTCAGCGCAAGGTGCGGCTCGCGAGCGGTCGGGAGGCTTCCGCGCTGGAGATCCAGCGGGAGTACTACGACAAGGCGGTGGACTTCGCGGAGCGCCGGGGCATCCGTGAGGGTGTCGTGGACCAGGTGCTGGAGCTGTGGGGCCGGACGCTGGACGCGATCGACGCGGAGGACCTGGACCGGATCGGGACCGAGATCGACTGGGTGATGAAGTACCAGCTGATCGAGCGGTACCGGGCGAAGCACAACATGACGATGTCGAATCCGCGGGTGGCTCAGATAGACCTCGCGTATCACGACATCCACCGCAGGCGCGGGCTGTACTACCTGCTGGAGCGCAAGGGGCAGGCGGCGCGGATCTGCAACGACCTCAAGATCTTCGAGGGCAAGTCGGTTCCTCCGCAGACGACGAGGGCGCGGTTGCGTGGTGATTTCATCCGTCGTGCGCAGGAGCAGCGGCGGGACTTCACGGTCGACTGGGTGCATCTGAAGCTGAACGACCAGGCGCAGCGCACGGTGCTGTGCAAGGACCCGTTCCGGTCGGTGGACGACCGGGTGGAGAAGCTGATCGCGGGGATGTAG